A part of Chlamydia ibidis 10-1398/6 genomic DNA contains:
- a CDS encoding LOG family protein, which yields MSNLFHNDHDAVSPDGYLCSHLRPISADTYEGEVEISNIPEYFLGFHLPLHCLHLNLKSSLAQLGIDAKMLACDLSKEHYRARLLVKFVSHDPIAKEMLNLLQPGNYVAKLFAADDRRLIRSPQYLEKMFKYTTNDGLPLLCFGKQLEHLISLDVVDDRLVVSVPTLPGTIHYDEKIHGFLPLISKSLSHQDLSIRKFLSLYQHKQEREKLTSPGNILLIKTEPLHIRTAFARVVDSLLPKGIHHTTANILEPTTQESGDIYELYGTSEEPVERIPLEFFTIEPYKEHSFFCDRDLLQTSLESEERVFQIFDTAPGEKEKAATFISKGSEISLLSPDSWLTGNSELTYQQEDTYPSNISAYREAQPCFPFLKAMETGHITSQGVLFSRYFPSSTLKSMLLSYHVSDYLKRIYFQIPSYAHGQFFSPRDRALLLDLYLDGILIFWVDKTTQRVLQYVKRQGKDSGMFVPLKHVEEFRSAYFIGFHGSHLMIEDSSDKLQAFLKGILSLTKTLTIPGFPFGTPLAMMTGGGPGAMAVGNRAANELGILSCGNLLECEVLPGSPQKTNHYVQAKMTYRITSIIERQEHFHVDLAIFTVGGTGTDFELFLEMVSIQTGKKPVVPIFLMGSPDYWKEKITPIYQSNCKSRTLSHSKWISNCIYCISSGESGVEVFRKFMKKELPIGPDHPPAPDGFYAV from the coding sequence ATGTCTAATTTATTTCATAATGATCATGATGCCGTTTCCCCAGATGGATATTTGTGCTCGCACCTACGCCCCATTTCCGCAGATACTTATGAAGGCGAAGTTGAAATTTCCAATATCCCCGAATACTTTTTAGGCTTTCATTTACCGCTACATTGTCTCCATCTCAATTTAAAAAGCTCACTTGCCCAATTGGGTATTGATGCAAAAATGTTGGCATGCGATTTAAGTAAAGAACACTACCGAGCACGACTACTCGTAAAATTCGTCAGTCATGATCCTATAGCAAAAGAAATGCTTAATCTGCTACAGCCAGGGAACTATGTTGCTAAACTATTTGCTGCGGATGATCGTCGTCTAATACGGTCTCCCCAGTATCTAGAAAAAATGTTCAAATACACCACAAATGATGGCTTGCCCCTTTTATGTTTTGGGAAACAGCTAGAACATTTGATTTCCCTAGATGTTGTTGATGATCGCCTTGTTGTTTCTGTGCCTACATTACCGGGTACTATTCACTATGACGAAAAAATTCATGGGTTTCTCCCTCTAATCAGTAAATCCCTTAGCCATCAAGATCTTAGCATAAGAAAATTTCTGTCCCTATATCAGCATAAACAAGAACGAGAAAAACTTACTTCTCCAGGAAATATCTTGTTAATTAAAACCGAGCCTCTACATATACGGACAGCCTTTGCCCGTGTTGTAGACTCTTTACTACCTAAGGGAATACATCACACAACGGCAAATATTTTAGAGCCAACAACGCAAGAATCTGGAGATATTTATGAGCTTTATGGTACTTCAGAAGAGCCAGTCGAGAGAATTCCCTTAGAATTTTTCACAATAGAACCTTACAAAGAACATTCTTTCTTCTGCGATCGTGACTTATTGCAAACTTCCCTGGAATCTGAAGAACGTGTTTTCCAAATATTTGACACAGCCCCTGGGGAGAAAGAAAAAGCAGCAACCTTTATCTCTAAAGGCAGTGAAATTTCTTTATTATCTCCTGACTCTTGGTTGACAGGGAATTCTGAGTTAACATACCAGCAAGAAGACACTTACCCTAGTAATATCTCCGCTTACCGAGAGGCACAGCCCTGCTTCCCATTCCTTAAGGCGATGGAAACCGGACATATCACAAGCCAAGGCGTACTATTTTCTAGGTACTTTCCTTCATCAACCTTGAAAAGTATGTTGCTTTCCTACCATGTGAGTGATTACCTCAAACGAATCTATTTCCAAATTCCTTCATATGCACACGGTCAATTCTTTTCACCTAGAGACCGCGCTCTACTATTAGATCTTTACTTAGATGGCATTCTAATATTCTGGGTCGATAAAACAACCCAACGTGTCCTACAGTATGTTAAGCGGCAAGGGAAAGATTCAGGAATGTTTGTTCCTTTAAAGCATGTAGAAGAATTCCGTTCAGCCTACTTTATAGGTTTTCATGGATCTCATCTGATGATTGAAGATTCTAGTGATAAACTCCAGGCTTTCTTAAAAGGAATTTTATCTCTTACAAAGACTTTAACTATTCCAGGATTTCCCTTTGGCACACCATTAGCGATGATGACTGGAGGCGGCCCTGGAGCGATGGCAGTAGGGAACCGCGCAGCAAATGAACTAGGCATTCTTTCTTGTGGTAATCTCTTAGAATGCGAAGTACTTCCTGGTAGTCCTCAAAAAACTAACCACTACGTACAAGCAAAAATGACGTACCGCATAACTTCTATCATTGAGAGACAGGAGCATTTCCATGTTGATCTAGCAATCTTCACAGTTGGAGGTACAGGAACAGACTTTGAACTTTTCTTAGAAATGGTTAGTATCCAAACAGGGAAGAAACCTGTGGTACCCATTTTCTTAATGGGTTCCCCAGACTATTGGAAAGAAAAGATCACGCCTATTTACCAAAGTAACTGCAAATCAAGAACTCTATCACATTCTAAGTGGATTAGTAATTGTATTTACTGTATTTCCTCTGGAGAGTCTGGAGTTGAAGTTTTCCGAAAATTCATGAAAAAAGAATTACCTATAGGTCCAGATCATCCTCCTGCTCCTGATGGTTTTTACGCTGTATGA
- a CDS encoding DUF1207 domain-containing protein, protein MGKRLFCSCCFCGFLFISGILCSSEVATRQTHSCPDCESLSKSVGRADQLPENVCASDDSCYFTGYVQALIDMHFLDSSAQVVVENSTAYLFSLPVDYALSEAIISFVRDLPFISSVEVCDRPYHDYCQVVADAHSRLPREKGIGTEIVCGKEGVWLPQNTILFSPLIADPRQVTNSAGIRFNDKVVGNRVGSAIFGGDFILLRLFDVTRFHGDLDIGIQGGVFSVFDLDHPEACMVNSDFFVAGLLGFAVNQWSFRFRLWHLSSHLGDEFILTHPKFPRFNLSDEGVDLFASLRYNDQIRVYGGLGYIISRDLSFPEKPVYVEAGAELRPFGLREGNLHAQPIFAMHFRFWEEQNFGIDQTYILGMEWSKFQDFGRKIRAFVEYHQGFSKEGQFVREPCNYYGFRLTYGF, encoded by the coding sequence ATGGGAAAACGATTATTCTGTAGCTGTTGTTTTTGCGGCTTTTTATTTATTAGCGGTATTCTTTGTTCTTCGGAAGTAGCTACTCGGCAGACACATTCTTGTCCGGATTGTGAGAGCTTGTCTAAATCTGTTGGTCGTGCGGATCAGTTGCCTGAGAACGTTTGTGCGTCGGATGACAGTTGTTATTTCACTGGATACGTGCAAGCACTCATCGATATGCATTTTTTAGATAGCTCTGCTCAGGTAGTTGTTGAAAATAGCACAGCTTATTTATTTTCTTTGCCAGTCGATTATGCTCTTTCCGAGGCAATTATTAGTTTTGTTCGAGATTTACCATTTATTAGTTCTGTAGAAGTCTGTGATCGTCCTTATCACGATTATTGCCAGGTTGTCGCGGATGCTCATTCCCGGTTACCTAGGGAGAAAGGAATAGGCACAGAAATAGTTTGTGGTAAAGAGGGAGTTTGGCTTCCTCAAAACACCATTCTTTTTTCCCCCCTAATCGCCGATCCTCGCCAAGTTACAAATAGTGCTGGTATTCGATTTAATGATAAGGTTGTGGGTAATCGTGTAGGATCGGCAATTTTCGGAGGAGACTTTATCTTATTGCGTTTATTCGATGTTACCCGATTTCATGGAGATCTAGATATAGGAATTCAAGGTGGAGTATTCTCTGTTTTTGACTTAGACCATCCTGAAGCTTGCATGGTTAATTCTGATTTCTTCGTCGCGGGTTTGCTTGGTTTTGCCGTTAATCAATGGAGTTTTCGTTTCCGATTATGGCATTTATCTTCTCACTTGGGAGATGAATTTATTTTAACCCATCCTAAATTTCCTAGGTTTAATTTAAGTGATGAGGGTGTCGATCTCTTTGCTTCGTTGCGCTATAATGACCAGATTCGTGTTTATGGAGGGTTAGGCTATATCATCAGCAGAGATTTGAGTTTTCCAGAGAAGCCTGTATACGTAGAAGCTGGGGCGGAGCTTAGGCCTTTTGGATTGCGTGAAGGGAATTTACATGCTCAGCCGATTTTTGCCATGCATTTTCGTTTTTGGGAGGAACAAAACTTTGGTATAGACCAAACATATATCTTGGGTATGGAGTGGTCCAAGTTTCAAGATTTTGGAAGGAAAATTCGCGCTTTTGTTGAATACCATCAAGGCTTTTCTAAAGAAGGACAGTTCGTCAGAGAACCTTGTAATTACTACGGGTTCCGTCTCACTTATGGTTTCTAA
- a CDS encoding DUF167 family protein has protein sequence MSDEFWILEVKVTPKAKENKVLGFEGDVLKVRVTDPPDKGKANDAVVSVLAKALSLPKRDVTLVSGETSRRKKILLPKSIQTELFKRYGKDL, from the coding sequence TTGTCTGACGAATTTTGGATTTTAGAAGTAAAAGTTACCCCCAAAGCTAAGGAAAATAAGGTCTTAGGATTTGAAGGAGATGTGTTGAAAGTACGTGTTACGGACCCCCCTGATAAGGGGAAGGCGAACGATGCTGTTGTGTCTGTACTAGCGAAAGCGCTGTCCTTACCTAAGCGCGACGTTACCCTAGTTTCTGGAGAAACCTCTAGGAGAAAAAAAATTCTCCTTCCAAAATCTATACAAACAGAACTTTTCAAACGTTATGGGAAAGACCTTTAG
- a CDS encoding proline--tRNA ligase: MKASQLFYKTSKNVNKDASVLSYELLEKAGYLFKTSKGIYTYTPLLWRVSLKMAKIVREELNAIGGQEVSLPILHPMELWQETGRWEAFSSEGLLYTLTDREDKDFCLAPTHEEVVSSFVSQWLSARKQLPIHLYQIATKFRDEIRPRFGLMRAREFLMEDSYTFSDSPEQMNEQYKKLREAYKRIFNRLNLKYVIVEADGGKIGKGKSEEFHVLCSLGEDTICVSGSYGANIEAAVACPTPYAYDKELLPIEEIPTPDIKSIENLKNFFSIDQQKIMKTLIVKLFYGKEEKFLAIGIRGDRQINLAKVVSKLNADDCLLASDEEIQKYLGTEKGFVGPLNCPIEFVADETTRSMTNFVCAGNTKDIHFINVNWDRDVSRPEYYDFLLAEAGDGCPFNDNVPYEVYQGVEVAHIFNLGTKYTETFDVSFQDEEGKKQICWMGTYGIGIGRTLAACVEQLADHKGIVWPGSIAPFHITLLCNGGDTASLEAAEILYRDLQSHGYEPLLDDRNERLGFKIKDSDLLGIPYKLIFGKVFHSSGMLEIESRLGEKFSVIPGEFLSWCAQHLPNS, from the coding sequence ATGAAAGCCTCCCAGTTATTCTATAAAACTTCAAAAAATGTGAATAAGGACGCCTCAGTTCTTTCTTATGAACTTTTAGAAAAGGCAGGATACTTATTTAAAACATCCAAAGGAATATACACCTATACTCCACTACTTTGGCGCGTATCTTTAAAAATGGCCAAAATCGTCCGGGAAGAGCTGAATGCCATTGGAGGGCAAGAAGTATCTCTCCCTATTCTTCACCCCATGGAATTATGGCAAGAAACAGGAAGGTGGGAAGCCTTTAGCTCAGAAGGCCTTCTCTATACTCTTACAGATCGGGAAGATAAAGACTTCTGTTTAGCCCCAACACATGAAGAGGTTGTATCGTCATTCGTTTCCCAATGGCTATCTGCAAGGAAACAGCTTCCTATCCATCTTTATCAAATAGCTACAAAATTCCGAGATGAGATTCGACCACGTTTTGGTCTTATGCGTGCCAGGGAATTCCTAATGGAGGATAGCTATACCTTTTCAGATTCTCCAGAACAGATGAATGAACAATATAAGAAATTGCGAGAAGCATACAAAAGGATCTTTAATAGGCTAAATTTAAAGTATGTAATCGTAGAAGCCGATGGTGGCAAGATAGGTAAAGGAAAATCTGAAGAGTTCCACGTTCTCTGCTCCTTAGGCGAAGATACTATTTGTGTTAGCGGGTCATATGGAGCTAATATTGAGGCTGCAGTAGCTTGCCCCACCCCTTATGCTTATGATAAAGAGCTTCTTCCTATAGAAGAAATACCTACTCCCGATATCAAATCTATTGAAAATCTAAAAAACTTCTTTTCCATAGATCAACAGAAAATCATGAAAACTCTAATAGTAAAGTTGTTTTACGGGAAAGAAGAGAAATTTCTAGCGATAGGAATCCGTGGCGATCGTCAAATTAATTTAGCTAAAGTTGTCTCCAAACTGAACGCTGATGATTGCTTGTTAGCTTCTGATGAAGAAATTCAAAAATACCTAGGCACTGAAAAAGGCTTTGTAGGCCCGTTAAACTGCCCCATTGAATTTGTTGCTGATGAAACTACTCGCTCTATGACTAACTTTGTCTGTGCGGGCAATACTAAAGATATTCATTTCATTAACGTAAACTGGGATAGAGATGTTTCGCGTCCTGAGTATTACGATTTTCTTCTTGCTGAAGCTGGCGACGGTTGCCCATTTAATGATAATGTCCCCTATGAAGTTTATCAAGGTGTGGAAGTTGCCCATATTTTTAACTTAGGAACGAAATATACCGAAACTTTCGATGTTTCCTTCCAGGATGAGGAGGGGAAGAAACAGATTTGCTGGATGGGAACTTATGGTATTGGCATCGGTAGAACCTTAGCTGCTTGCGTAGAACAGCTAGCAGACCACAAAGGCATTGTTTGGCCAGGATCTATTGCACCTTTCCACATTACCTTACTATGTAATGGAGGAGATACTGCTTCCTTGGAAGCCGCAGAAATATTGTACCGAGATTTGCAGAGTCATGGTTACGAACCTCTACTTGATGACAGAAATGAAAGACTTGGTTTCAAAATAAAGGATAGCGATCTTCTCGGCATTCCCTATAAACTAATTTTTGGCAAAGTGTTTCATTCTTCTGGCATGCTAGAAATTGAATCGCGATTAGGAGAAAAATTCTCTGTGATTCCTGGTGAGTTCCTCTCTTGGTGTGCACAACATCTTCCTAATAGTTAG
- the hrcA gene encoding heat-inducible transcriptional repressor HrcA, translating into MSRSWISKRDSKILHVLLTTTELYLKTGQPVGSKTLKEHCDSHLSTATIRNYFSELETQGFLKKNHVSGGRIPTDLAFRYYVDYNIPSHEPVSDSVLQILDTLPKESRNIVKDLQKASELLGEVLQLPTCFSSPRFDSDTVTNIQLSSVDDQRIVVILSTEFGQIFTDILWIPETLASTSLKRIESFLQNYISKQIPKDSLSQKEEEIGMTLYNEVVVRYLTRYCNFSEEDLYQTGLSKLLKYESFKDPDMLALGLSFFENRRHMCKLLDIGMHRDKPTAFIGNELSDIFGTRNPQCTVITMPYYMNNTPLGAFGVLGPVNLPYKEIFAILTLFADKVKASLTQSFYKFKLSFRRPCPSERHSSKEPALLARYSSIKLLPSKEMS; encoded by the coding sequence ATGTCCAGGTCTTGGATTTCCAAACGGGATTCTAAAATTCTGCATGTTCTTTTGACGACTACTGAGTTGTATTTAAAAACCGGGCAACCTGTTGGCTCTAAGACTCTCAAGGAACATTGTGATTCACATCTCAGCACCGCAACCATTAGAAATTATTTTTCCGAATTAGAAACACAGGGTTTTTTAAAGAAAAATCATGTTTCTGGAGGTAGAATCCCTACAGACTTAGCATTTCGCTATTATGTTGATTACAATATTCCCTCTCATGAACCCGTTTCTGATTCGGTATTACAAATTTTGGATACTTTGCCCAAGGAAAGTCGAAATATTGTGAAAGATCTCCAAAAAGCTTCAGAACTTCTAGGAGAAGTACTGCAACTACCCACATGTTTCTCATCTCCGAGATTTGACAGTGATACTGTAACTAATATCCAACTTTCCTCGGTTGATGATCAGCGTATTGTTGTCATTCTATCAACTGAATTTGGTCAAATATTTACTGACATACTGTGGATTCCAGAAACTTTAGCCTCTACCTCTTTAAAACGCATAGAAAGTTTTTTACAAAACTACATTAGCAAACAAATACCCAAAGACTCGTTGTCTCAGAAAGAAGAAGAGATTGGCATGACTTTGTATAACGAAGTAGTAGTACGATATCTCACACGCTACTGTAATTTCAGCGAAGAAGACCTCTATCAAACTGGACTTTCTAAACTACTTAAATACGAGTCTTTTAAAGATCCTGACATGTTAGCCTTGGGACTATCTTTCTTTGAAAATCGTCGTCATATGTGCAAATTACTGGACATAGGAATGCATAGAGATAAACCCACAGCCTTTATTGGAAATGAATTGTCTGATATCTTTGGAACTCGAAACCCTCAGTGCACCGTAATTACGATGCCCTACTATATGAATAACACACCTTTGGGAGCTTTTGGAGTATTGGGCCCTGTAAACCTCCCTTACAAAGAGATATTCGCAATACTAACCCTTTTTGCAGATAAGGTTAAAGCAAGTCTAACTCAAAGTTTTTATAAATTTAAATTATCATTTAGAAGACCTTGCCCTTCCGAACGTCATTCATCCAAAGAGCCTGCGCTCCTTGCAAGATACTCTTCTATAAAACTTTTACCCTCTAAGGAGATGTCATGA
- a CDS encoding ABC transporter substrate-binding protein: MIFFRTLTRYILFLSLLCSLITVFFSSTRPKVVSPKVAIFFSFTHTLLEDCCASCIEVLKTFDHAPEITLVNADDNLVKAKKIARALHRDPNVISIITLGSTATRVMSQIEKRKPIIYAAVPDSDMLSFPKDQTNIHGVNDSLDINQCCFAIQTVAVNPESLVYLKPAEPYPSTLQNEIAKKLNASGIQVTEISVTPANFKTRIKQAISKRPSAIFIPFSSLPHKYGTSFIEDILKENIPIITDDLSLVSEGACVACGVDFKKSGIQVAQMVYHLLYHHDDIEGLRKIIADPIPQTTTFNEDVIRRLGLKINKTERKQFRSIVFKENKEKKPIAKAEKSKNEKTSVA, encoded by the coding sequence ATGATTTTCTTCCGCACTCTCACTCGTTATATTCTATTTTTATCGTTGCTTTGTTCGCTAATTACTGTCTTCTTTTCTTCAACACGTCCAAAAGTAGTCTCTCCTAAAGTAGCAATTTTCTTTTCCTTTACACACACACTTTTAGAAGATTGCTGTGCTAGCTGTATTGAAGTACTCAAGACTTTCGACCACGCTCCCGAAATCACGCTTGTCAATGCCGATGACAACCTTGTCAAAGCAAAGAAAATAGCCCGCGCTCTGCATAGAGACCCTAATGTGATATCTATCATTACTTTAGGATCCACAGCAACTAGAGTAATGAGTCAAATTGAAAAACGAAAACCTATAATTTATGCAGCTGTTCCTGATAGCGACATGCTCTCCTTCCCTAAAGATCAAACAAATATCCACGGCGTCAATGACAGTCTGGACATTAACCAATGCTGTTTTGCTATACAAACCGTGGCAGTAAATCCGGAATCTTTGGTCTATTTAAAACCCGCAGAACCCTATCCTTCAACACTACAAAATGAAATTGCTAAAAAGCTCAATGCTTCAGGAATCCAAGTAACAGAAATTTCTGTGACTCCTGCGAATTTTAAAACACGTATAAAACAAGCTATTAGCAAAAGACCTTCTGCTATTTTCATTCCCTTCTCTTCTTTACCACACAAATACGGAACATCATTTATTGAGGACATTTTAAAAGAAAATATCCCCATCATCACGGATGATCTTTCCTTGGTATCTGAAGGTGCGTGTGTTGCTTGTGGCGTAGATTTTAAAAAATCCGGAATTCAGGTAGCACAGATGGTTTACCATCTTCTCTACCATCATGATGACATCGAGGGGCTCAGAAAAATTATCGCTGACCCAATTCCACAAACAACCACATTTAACGAGGACGTTATCCGACGTTTGGGATTAAAAATTAATAAAACCGAACGCAAACAATTTCGTTCTATAGTCTTCAAAGAAAATAAAGAAAAAAAGCCTATAGCGAAGGCGGAAAAATCAAAAAATGAAAAGACCTCCGTTGCCTAA
- a CDS encoding LL-diaminopimelate aminotransferase: MQRNAHFSVLKKNYLFSDLKQKIEKFRKDYPQATIIDLSIGNTTQPLHPSVISAFTSSVEQLGNPKTYHGYGPELGLPKLRENLASKLYSNQVDPEEIFISDGAKVDIFRLLTFFGPGKTLGVQNPSYPAYLDIACLTGAKKIVHLNCEESTDFFPVFPKVPLDILCLCSPNNPTGITFTKEQLQNLVNYANTNGVIILFDAAYSAFISSPDLPKSIFEIPGARSCAIEINSFSKPLGFSGIRIGWTIVPKELSYNDGSSILSDWKRFLSTTFNGASLPAQEAAIAGISLFPNVESINYYRRNTHKLKEALQSGQMKVYGGEHAPYLWVKVPDIIPEEEIFDFFLYQYNIAVTPGSGFGSCGKGFARFSALGRAEDIALACERLQSSSIYDIMAYT; encoded by the coding sequence ATGCAACGAAATGCGCACTTCTCAGTACTGAAGAAGAACTATTTATTTTCAGATCTTAAACAAAAGATAGAAAAATTTCGTAAGGATTACCCTCAGGCTACTATTATCGACTTGTCTATTGGAAATACGACACAACCGCTACATCCTAGTGTAATTTCAGCGTTCACCTCTTCCGTAGAACAACTAGGAAATCCAAAAACTTATCATGGATATGGTCCAGAACTTGGTCTTCCAAAACTGAGAGAAAATCTAGCTTCAAAGCTTTACTCGAATCAGGTAGATCCCGAAGAAATTTTCATATCAGATGGAGCAAAAGTTGATATTTTTCGTTTACTGACATTCTTTGGCCCCGGGAAAACTTTAGGAGTACAAAATCCTTCATATCCTGCTTATCTAGATATTGCCTGTCTTACTGGAGCTAAAAAAATTGTTCATCTTAACTGTGAGGAATCCACAGACTTTTTCCCCGTGTTTCCTAAAGTACCTTTGGATATTCTCTGTTTATGCTCTCCTAACAATCCTACGGGCATAACGTTTACAAAAGAGCAATTACAAAATCTTGTGAATTATGCAAACACAAACGGAGTAATTATTCTTTTTGATGCAGCTTACAGCGCATTTATTTCATCCCCTGATCTTCCTAAAAGTATTTTTGAAATACCCGGCGCTAGATCTTGCGCAATTGAAATTAATTCTTTCTCAAAACCTTTAGGATTTTCCGGTATTCGGATAGGGTGGACCATAGTTCCTAAGGAGCTTTCCTACAATGACGGGTCTTCTATTCTGTCAGATTGGAAAAGATTTCTGTCCACGACATTTAATGGTGCTTCCTTACCAGCTCAAGAAGCAGCAATCGCTGGTATATCCTTATTCCCAAATGTAGAATCTATTAATTATTATCGTCGCAACACTCACAAGTTAAAAGAAGCACTACAGTCAGGGCAAATGAAAGTATATGGTGGAGAACATGCTCCCTATCTTTGGGTGAAAGTTCCAGATATAATTCCCGAAGAAGAAATCTTTGACTTTTTCTTATACCAATATAATATTGCCGTTACCCCAGGGTCAGGATTCGGGTCTTGTGGGAAAGGATTCGCTAGGTTTTCGGCCCTCGGTAGAGCTGAGGATATTGCCTTAGCCTGTGAACGATTACAATCGTCATCTATTTATGACATAATGGCTTATACATGA
- a CDS encoding MYG1 family protein, whose amino-acid sequence MRTARSVGTHDGSFHADEVTACALLIIFDLIDEEKIIRTRDPEKLATCEYVCDVGGIYSPRDKRFDHHQVSYSGPWSSAGMILDYLKGQGLVESEEYHFLNNALVHGVDEQDNGRFFSKEGFCSFSDIIKIYNPLEEEYSSDADFAFALKFTIDLLQRLRAKFRYDRICRDIVRLAMDKDDFCLYFDRPLAWQENFFFLGGEKHPAAFVCFPTGDQWILRGIPPNLDRRMEVRVPFPEEWAGLLGKQLVEVSGIPGAIFCHKGRFLSVWDSQESCQRALRLVLENRGLV is encoded by the coding sequence ATGCGAACTGCAAGAAGCGTTGGTACTCACGACGGTTCTTTCCATGCGGATGAGGTCACCGCATGTGCGTTACTTATTATCTTTGATCTCATTGATGAAGAAAAAATTATCCGTACTAGGGATCCAGAGAAACTAGCGACTTGTGAATATGTTTGTGATGTTGGTGGTATTTATTCTCCTAGGGATAAAAGATTCGATCATCACCAAGTTTCTTATTCTGGCCCTTGGAGTAGTGCAGGTATGATACTTGATTACTTAAAGGGGCAAGGGCTTGTTGAATCTGAGGAATATCATTTCTTAAATAATGCTCTAGTTCATGGAGTAGATGAGCAAGACAATGGCCGATTTTTTTCTAAAGAGGGCTTTTGTTCTTTTTCTGATATAATTAAGATATATAATCCCTTAGAAGAAGAATATTCCTCTGATGCGGATTTTGCCTTTGCTTTAAAATTTACTATTGATCTCTTGCAAAGGTTACGCGCGAAGTTTCGCTATGATCGTATCTGTCGTGATATTGTGAGATTAGCGATGGATAAGGATGATTTTTGTTTGTATTTTGACCGTCCTTTAGCTTGGCAGGAGAATTTTTTCTTTTTAGGGGGAGAGAAGCATCCTGCAGCTTTTGTCTGCTTCCCAACTGGAGATCAGTGGATTTTACGTGGAATTCCACCAAATCTTGATCGGCGTATGGAAGTCCGTGTTCCTTTCCCAGAGGAGTGGGCAGGGTTACTTGGTAAGCAGCTTGTTGAAGTATCTGGGATCCCTGGAGCAATATTTTGCCACAAGGGCCGCTTTTTATCTGTATGGGATAGCCAAGAAAGTTGCCAGAGAGCTCTTCGTTTAGTTTTAGAAAATCGAGGACTTGTATGA
- a CDS encoding CT392 family protein: MSSVHRNSQVPPSGGDDVGRSDKKEKENQKQSDCSGATEDGLSVEVLSSGAVSSVQPEVHDAILVEEAVGQWLDHGSPSALTPNSGAENVVQVALADFGKEDIDSVEKSLEGVSDLFEGVSEVRLLIEDYMRSAQNVLQTLMMNPGNVSGKKLRVSSEEERQSISALASMQRQIEGNCTSLKEHADLLLSSLTDLHKRMIGMSLEDFREKFGEDASRVERLLFQIGIQYTDSGWTILSRGRVPDLSIALSKLKDIMQQSDVTQLIEVSEGQQEEPVAASAKEEIQTTLTCGERLLRVWNTLTELFHRIYGSILFFLLWVGRKIGIISSKDDKKPKENLENPFASPRNSSSSNEENRSSLRSVISGRSDLSDEDQIRRPSDATIETQDAHGKQDIEEKNS, encoded by the coding sequence ATGTCTTCAGTACATAGAAATTCTCAAGTTCCTCCGTCAGGAGGAGATGATGTTGGACGTTCAGATAAGAAGGAGAAGGAAAATCAGAAGCAGTCTGATTGCTCAGGTGCTACTGAGGATGGACTATCTGTAGAAGTTCTATCTTCAGGTGCTGTATCCTCTGTTCAGCCAGAGGTACATGATGCTATATTGGTCGAAGAAGCTGTGGGGCAATGGCTAGATCATGGTTCACCCTCGGCACTGACACCGAATTCTGGCGCGGAAAATGTTGTGCAGGTAGCTTTAGCAGATTTCGGTAAGGAAGATATTGATTCTGTAGAGAAATCTTTAGAGGGTGTTTCTGATTTATTTGAAGGTGTTAGCGAAGTTCGTTTATTAATCGAAGATTACATGAGGAGCGCTCAAAATGTTTTGCAAACCCTTATGATGAATCCGGGGAATGTTTCTGGTAAAAAGTTAAGAGTTTCTTCTGAAGAAGAACGACAATCTATAAGTGCCTTAGCAAGTATGCAGAGACAAATAGAAGGAAATTGCACATCTTTGAAAGAGCATGCTGATCTTTTATTATCCTCACTAACTGATTTGCATAAGCGCATGATTGGGATGTCGTTGGAGGATTTTAGGGAGAAATTTGGCGAAGATGCCTCTCGTGTTGAAAGATTGCTATTTCAAATTGGTATTCAATATACTGACAGTGGTTGGACAATTTTGTCACGCGGACGTGTGCCAGATTTATCCATAGCGCTATCTAAGTTAAAAGATATTATGCAACAATCCGATGTCACTCAGCTAATAGAGGTATCTGAGGGACAACAAGAGGAACCTGTTGCTGCTTCTGCGAAAGAGGAGATTCAAACTACATTAACCTGTGGGGAACGTTTATTACGTGTTTGGAATACGTTAACCGAGCTATTTCATCGTATTTATGGGTCTATCTTGTTCTTCTTGCTATGGGTGGGAAGAAAAATAGGAATTATCTCGTCCAAGGATGACAAGAAGCCCAAAGAAAACTTGGAGAATCCCTTCGCATCTCCAAGGAATAGTTCATCAAGCAACGAAGAAAATAGGTCTTCTTTACGATCTGTAATTTCTGGACGTAGTGATCTTTCTGACGAAGATCAAATTCGTCGGCCTTCAGATGCTACTATCGAAACGCAGGATGCTCACGGGAAACAAGATATCGAAGAAAAAAACAGTTGA